From a region of the Streptomyces venezuelae genome:
- a CDS encoding immunity 49 family protein — protein sequence MRIERHRVSEAALAAVREDFTNRMISDVYSRSRGGRIDAYDWWDVTLAFLDGLGALSAVTPDLDTPEAKAILDDAAETAAGVVSFAAYPTAPFHIFLNYVNFGRDYDCGADGNPQAVTAARWIDAFCVAVLAGKAERHGEAFSFARATPQRAGGPGLPSVELINGLLAYVNGDLGVQGQNFPPSAQEKLAALDAALARVADRRAGARAAADEPEDARTAGAADPATGALRALRALAARDREAFGAELTALLLPYSRLEDPRAEPRTLLPLVPLALAALGHRREGWPPPVESGYLPRALVTGFEKPAPRVGPYGRERRADAVAALAAGPLVVERPEMPEAAGHAEYLVRELYEAVRAGGGSAAAARSDRTLGPGNWHVAVQRALITGSRADLAPLVLSGPTAREADRSAFASYRQALHDYLRGEDPEPATDRAVSDVERILEWGFTPSPAVLFSQLVEGDEESFNLALADALEAHRDYYSVGDRLVGAGADAAVDFDILALVCHARRRGWRVRVSSPYLPALLLDAAQPF from the coding sequence ATGCGAATAGAACGACACAGGGTGAGCGAGGCCGCCCTGGCGGCGGTGCGCGAGGACTTCACGAACCGGATGATCTCGGACGTGTATTCCAGGTCCCGGGGCGGCAGGATCGACGCCTACGACTGGTGGGACGTCACGCTGGCCTTCCTCGACGGTCTCGGCGCGCTCTCGGCGGTCACCCCTGACCTCGACACCCCGGAAGCGAAGGCGATCCTGGACGACGCGGCCGAAACGGCGGCCGGCGTCGTGTCGTTCGCCGCCTACCCGACCGCTCCCTTCCACATCTTCCTGAACTACGTGAACTTCGGCCGCGACTACGACTGCGGTGCCGACGGGAACCCCCAGGCGGTCACCGCGGCCCGCTGGATCGACGCGTTCTGCGTGGCGGTTCTCGCCGGCAAGGCCGAACGGCACGGCGAGGCCTTCTCCTTCGCCCGCGCGACCCCGCAGCGGGCCGGCGGGCCCGGGCTCCCCTCCGTGGAACTGATCAACGGTCTGCTCGCGTACGTGAACGGGGACCTCGGCGTCCAGGGCCAGAACTTCCCGCCCTCCGCGCAGGAGAAGCTCGCCGCACTGGATGCCGCACTCGCCCGGGTCGCCGACCGCCGGGCCGGAGCACGGGCCGCGGCCGACGAGCCCGAGGACGCCCGGACGGCCGGCGCGGCCGACCCCGCCACCGGTGCGCTGCGCGCCCTGCGCGCACTGGCCGCCCGGGACCGCGAGGCCTTCGGCGCCGAGCTGACCGCACTGCTGCTCCCCTACTCGCGTCTGGAGGACCCGCGGGCCGAGCCGCGCACCCTGCTGCCCCTGGTGCCGCTGGCGCTGGCCGCGCTCGGCCACCGCCGCGAGGGCTGGCCGCCTCCGGTCGAGTCCGGCTACCTGCCGCGGGCGCTGGTCACCGGGTTCGAGAAGCCGGCACCGCGCGTGGGGCCGTACGGGCGCGAGCGGCGTGCGGACGCCGTCGCCGCACTGGCAGCGGGCCCGCTGGTGGTCGAGCGCCCCGAGATGCCGGAGGCCGCCGGGCACGCCGAGTACCTGGTACGCGAGCTGTACGAGGCCGTACGCGCGGGCGGCGGGTCCGCGGCCGCCGCCCGGTCGGACCGCACGCTCGGGCCCGGAAACTGGCACGTGGCCGTGCAGCGCGCCCTGATCACCGGCAGCCGTGCGGATCTCGCCCCGCTGGTCCTCAGCGGCCCCACCGCACGGGAGGCGGACCGTTCCGCCTTCGCCTCGTACCGGCAGGCCCTGCACGACTACCTGCGGGGGGAGGACCCGGAGCCCGCCACGGACCGGGCGGTATCCGACGTGGAGCGGATCCTGGAGTGGGGGTTCACCCCGTCCCCGGCGGTGCTCTTCTCCCAGCTGGTGGAGGGTGACGAGGAGAGCTTCAACCTGGCCCTGGCGGACGCGCTGGAGGCCCATCGCGACTACTACTCGGTGGGCGACCGGCTCGTCGGCGCCGGGGCGGACGCCGCGGTCGACTTCGACATCCTGGCCCTGGTCTGCCATGCCCGCCGCCGGGGCTGGCGGGTCCGGGTCTCGTCGCCCTATCTGCCGGCGCTCCTGCTGGACGCGGCGCAGCCGTTCTGA
- a CDS encoding LacI family DNA-binding transcriptional regulator, giving the protein MSQSSKTPKPAAPATGSAAPSPPPVPTSADVARLAGVSRATVSYVLNNAEAVRISEPTRRRVREAAEELGYVPHAAARSLRAGHTRIVLLPTSHVPVGPLYSTFLNELQWALRRLDYTVVQYGSLGLSGDEAVRAWAELRPVAVISLGEITLSARNVETLKRAGARAVITMGPVGVPGAHALVMDQQEVGLRAAAHLVERGRGRIGVVVPEEEGLELFSAPRLAGARSVAGAEVTALPMAYSEESAAALAARWRGLGLDAAFAYNDEYAMLLMRALQDEGLRVPEDVAVIGADDLLIGRLLRPRLSTVRLEMPTGAHLASLVDHAVREPSDVTERHDLMAAAAVHREST; this is encoded by the coding sequence ATGTCTCAGTCATCGAAAACGCCGAAGCCTGCCGCCCCGGCCACGGGATCGGCCGCTCCGTCGCCGCCCCCCGTTCCGACGAGCGCCGACGTGGCCCGCCTCGCCGGCGTCTCGCGCGCGACGGTCTCGTACGTGCTGAACAACGCGGAGGCCGTACGCATCAGCGAGCCGACGCGCCGCAGGGTCCGCGAGGCCGCCGAGGAACTCGGGTACGTCCCGCACGCCGCCGCCCGCAGCCTGCGCGCCGGACACACGCGGATCGTGCTGCTGCCCACCTCCCACGTGCCGGTCGGACCGCTCTACAGCACCTTCCTGAACGAACTCCAGTGGGCGCTGCGCCGCCTCGACTACACGGTGGTGCAGTACGGCAGCCTCGGACTCAGCGGGGACGAGGCCGTGCGGGCCTGGGCGGAACTGCGTCCGGTGGCCGTGATCTCCCTCGGCGAGATCACCCTCTCCGCACGCAACGTCGAGACCCTCAAGCGGGCCGGAGCGCGGGCGGTGATCACGATGGGGCCCGTCGGCGTGCCCGGGGCGCACGCGCTCGTGATGGACCAGCAGGAGGTGGGGCTCCGGGCCGCCGCCCATCTCGTGGAGCGCGGACGCGGGCGGATCGGTGTGGTCGTTCCCGAGGAGGAGGGCCTGGAGCTGTTCTCCGCACCCCGGCTCGCCGGCGCCCGGTCGGTGGCGGGTGCCGAGGTCACGGCCCTGCCCATGGCCTACTCCGAGGAATCGGCCGCGGCCCTCGCGGCCCGCTGGCGCGGGCTCGGACTGGACGCGGCGTTCGCGTACAACGACGAGTACGCGATGCTGCTGATGCGCGCCCTCCAGGACGAGGGGCTCCGCGTTCCCGAGGACGTCGCCGTCATCGGCGCCGACGACCTGCTGATCGGGCGGCTGCTGCGGCCGCGGCTGAGCACCGTGCGACTGGAGATGCCGACCGGCGCCCATCTGGCCTCGCTGGTGGACCACGCGGTGCGCGAACCGTCGGACGTCACGGAGCGGCACGATCTGATGGCGGCCGCCGCCGTCCACCGGGAGTCGACCTGA
- a CDS encoding type II toxin-antitoxin system PemK/MazF family toxin gives MTALSHHSNGHIEQPGQGGDTATVEADPHAIGRVRTEYAPDPDGDPDPGEIVWTWVPFEENDGRGKDRPVLVVAREAGGRTLLAVQLSSKRHDHDREWVPIGTGPWDRAGRESWVDVDRVLRVHESGMRREACALDRGRFDRVVDRLRERYGWQ, from the coding sequence ATGACAGCACTTTCCCACCACAGCAACGGCCACATCGAGCAGCCCGGGCAGGGCGGCGACACCGCGACCGTGGAGGCCGATCCGCATGCCATCGGCCGCGTGCGGACCGAGTACGCCCCGGACCCCGACGGCGATCCCGATCCCGGCGAGATCGTGTGGACCTGGGTCCCCTTCGAGGAGAACGACGGGCGCGGCAAGGACCGTCCCGTGCTGGTCGTCGCCCGGGAGGCGGGCGGACGGACCCTGCTCGCCGTGCAGCTGTCGAGCAAGCGGCACGACCACGACCGGGAGTGGGTGCCGATCGGGACGGGCCCCTGGGACCGTGCCGGGCGCGAGTCCTGGGTGGACGTGGACCGGGTGCTGCGGGTCCACGAGTCGGGGATGCGCCGCGAGGCCTGCGCGCTCGACCGCGGCCGCTTCGACCGGGTCGTGGACCGGCTGCGCGAGCGCTACGGCTGGCAGTAG
- a CDS encoding O-methyltransferase, with protein MVQQTWTAVDDYFDGLLVEEDEALLSAAAATETAGLPAHQVAPNQGKLLNLLARVRGARRILEIGTLGGYSTIWLARALPAGGRLVTLEVDERCAGVAAANIARAGLDHVVEIRRGRAVDLLPDLTGEDPFDLVFIDADKPSNPEYLKWALELTRPGSVIIGDNVVRDGAVVDEDSSDPRVQGVRRFTELIAEHPRLTATALQTVGSKGYDGLIMALVTD; from the coding sequence ATGGTTCAGCAGACGTGGACGGCCGTTGACGACTACTTCGACGGCCTGCTGGTCGAGGAGGACGAGGCCCTGCTCTCCGCGGCCGCCGCCACCGAGACCGCCGGCCTGCCCGCCCACCAGGTGGCCCCCAACCAGGGCAAGCTGCTGAACCTCCTCGCCCGCGTCCGTGGCGCCCGCCGCATCCTGGAGATCGGCACCCTCGGCGGCTACAGCACCATCTGGCTGGCCCGCGCGCTCCCGGCCGGGGGCCGGCTGGTCACGCTGGAGGTCGACGAGCGGTGCGCCGGGGTCGCGGCCGCCAACATCGCCCGGGCGGGACTGGACCACGTCGTCGAGATCCGGCGCGGGCGCGCCGTGGACCTGCTGCCGGACCTCACCGGTGAGGATCCGTTCGACCTCGTCTTCATCGACGCCGACAAGCCCTCCAACCCCGAGTACCTGAAGTGGGCCCTCGAACTGACCCGGCCCGGCAGCGTCATCATCGGGGACAACGTCGTCCGCGACGGCGCCGTCGTGGACGAGGACAGCTCCGACCCGCGCGTCCAAGGCGTGCGCCGGTTCACCGAACTCATCGCCGAGCACCCGCGGTTGACCGCGACCGCCCTGCAGACCGTCGGCAGCAAGGGCTACGACGGGCTCATCATGGCCCTGGTCACCGACTGA
- a CDS encoding alpha/beta fold hydrolase, producing the protein MHLHTQTWGEGDRVALLIHGMMADHRTWRRVGPALADHGYRVIAVDLRGHGASGRGEYSPELFADDVVETLPAGAELAIGHSLGGLTLSLAVDRLRPARAVFSDPAFHLAAPADGFGPELLAQFKTATKERVRAMNPRWEEVDVDIELETLALWDERTALGLAPLAGTDLMPSAAVVPSLVQLADPSVLIDDERSLLLKSRGFEVRSVAGAGHTIHRDDFDGFMASLEGWL; encoded by the coding sequence GTGCACCTGCACACCCAGACCTGGGGCGAGGGCGACCGTGTCGCCCTCCTGATCCACGGCATGATGGCCGACCACCGGACCTGGCGCCGGGTCGGCCCCGCACTCGCCGACCACGGCTACCGGGTCATCGCCGTGGACCTGCGCGGCCACGGCGCCAGCGGCCGCGGCGAGTACAGCCCCGAGCTCTTCGCGGACGACGTCGTCGAGACGCTCCCGGCCGGCGCCGAACTCGCCATCGGCCACTCCCTCGGCGGCCTGACCCTGTCGCTCGCGGTGGACCGGCTGCGGCCCGCCCGGGCGGTGTTCTCCGACCCCGCGTTCCATCTGGCCGCCCCGGCCGACGGCTTCGGCCCCGAGCTGCTCGCCCAGTTCAAGACGGCGACCAAGGAGCGGGTCCGGGCGATGAACCCGCGCTGGGAGGAGGTGGACGTCGACATCGAGCTGGAGACCCTGGCCCTCTGGGACGAGCGGACCGCGCTGGGCCTCGCGCCGCTGGCCGGCACCGACCTGATGCCCTCCGCAGCGGTGGTTCCGTCCCTCGTCCAGCTCGCCGATCCGAGCGTCCTGATCGACGACGAGCGGAGCCTGCTGCTCAAGAGCCGTGGATTCGAGGTGCGTTCGGTCGCCGGAGCCGGACACACCATCCACCGGGACGACTTCGACGGGTTCATGGCCTCCCTGGAGGGCTGGCTCTAG
- a CDS encoding amidase codes for MSDTAVPTVSGLVDMAGALAEGTVSARRLTEDALRKIAAAQPELNAFRTVRAEAALAEAEAADRRLAAGERLPLLGVPLAVKDDMDVTGEPTAFGCAGAFAPKTADSEAVRRLRAAGAVIVGKTQTPELGQWPFTEGEAFGQTRNPWNPAYTPGGSSGGSAAAVAAGLVPAALGSDGAGSVRIPAAWTHLVGVKPQRGRISTWPEPESFHGLTVNGVLARSVADAALLLDAASGPHPEDLHRPARISAVEAARRTPRRLRIALSFAMAFTATPKSLDPEIRSAVERLAGRLESLGHEVIPEDPRYGPIGLTFVPRATSGVRDWVARVPDPALLDPRTHEAVRTGRVLGGLALRASRRAETALRRRVGEVFDRFDVVLTPTTATPALRIGALAGLGAMATDRAMIAACPYAWTWNVLGWPGVNIPAGLTAGGLPMGAQLLGPADSEPLLLGLAAQVEAAEGWTAVRPGDPERPALPFL; via the coding sequence ATGTCCGATACAGCCGTTCCGACGGTGTCAGGCCTGGTCGACATGGCCGGCGCCCTCGCCGAAGGGACCGTGTCCGCGAGGCGGTTGACCGAGGACGCGCTGCGCAAGATCGCCGCCGCCCAGCCGGAGCTCAACGCCTTCCGGACCGTACGCGCCGAGGCCGCGCTCGCGGAGGCGGAGGCGGCGGACCGGCGGCTGGCCGCGGGCGAGCGGCTGCCGCTGCTGGGCGTACCGCTGGCGGTCAAGGACGACATGGACGTGACCGGCGAGCCGACGGCCTTCGGCTGCGCGGGGGCCTTCGCCCCGAAGACCGCCGACAGCGAGGCGGTACGAAGGCTGCGCGCGGCCGGTGCCGTGATCGTCGGCAAGACCCAGACGCCGGAGCTGGGGCAGTGGCCCTTCACCGAGGGAGAGGCCTTCGGGCAGACCCGCAACCCGTGGAACCCGGCCTACACGCCCGGCGGTTCCTCCGGCGGCTCGGCGGCCGCCGTGGCGGCGGGCCTGGTCCCGGCCGCCCTGGGCTCGGACGGGGCCGGCTCGGTCCGGATCCCCGCGGCTTGGACCCATCTGGTGGGTGTGAAACCGCAGCGCGGGCGCATCTCCACCTGGCCGGAGCCGGAGTCCTTCCACGGGCTCACCGTCAACGGCGTGCTGGCCCGCAGCGTCGCCGACGCGGCGCTCCTGCTGGACGCCGCGAGCGGCCCGCACCCCGAGGACCTGCACCGCCCGGCACGGATCTCCGCCGTCGAAGCGGCCCGCCGCACGCCCCGCCGGCTGCGGATCGCCCTCTCCTTCGCGATGGCCTTCACGGCGACGCCCAAGTCCCTGGACCCGGAGATCCGTTCCGCCGTGGAACGGCTGGCCGGCCGGCTGGAGTCACTGGGCCACGAGGTGATCCCGGAGGACCCGCGCTACGGCCCGATCGGCCTGACCTTCGTACCCCGCGCGACCAGCGGCGTACGGGACTGGGTGGCGCGGGTGCCCGATCCCGCGCTGCTGGACCCGCGCACGCACGAGGCGGTGCGGACGGGCCGGGTCCTGGGCGGGCTCGCCCTGCGCGCCTCCCGCCGGGCGGAGACGGCCCTGCGGCGGCGGGTCGGCGAGGTCTTCGACCGCTTCGACGTGGTGCTGACCCCGACGACGGCCACTCCTGCGCTGCGGATCGGCGCCCTGGCCGGGCTGGGAGCCATGGCCACGGACCGGGCGATGATAGCCGCCTGCCCGTACGCATGGACGTGGAACGTGCTGGGCTGGCCGGGGGTGAACATTCCGGCGGGCCTGACGGCCGGCGGACTGCCGATGGGAGCCCAGCTGCTGGGCCCGGCCGACTCGGAGCCGCTGCTGCTGGGCCTGGCCGCACAGGTGGAGGCGGCGGAGGGCTGGACGGCGGTGCGGCCGGGGGATCCGGAGCGGCCCGCCCTCCCCTTCCTGTAA
- the egtA gene encoding ergothioneine biosynthesis glutamate--cysteine ligase EgtA, with product MSQGSSASPPAPGPIPVPSLSETQAEDLIHGICFKTGPPRLLGAELEWLVMDAERPDQPLPPERLRAAHAAARALPLHSGVTVEPGGQLELSSAPATSLSGCVDDLQADLTAVRAALLAQGLALRGVGRDPRRPYRRLLNSPRYDAMEAYFDRTGPAGRAMMCASASVQVCVDAGYEEPGVLGHGRRWRLAHLLGAVLVAAFANSPAHEGPYAGWRCARQGIWSDLDSRRSLAPPLDGDPRTAWTRQALDTEVMCVRSYGDDGPWETPPGTTFRDWLRTDGHPALRPPTAEDLDYHLTTLFPPVRPRGHLELRMIDAQPGDDGWLVPVAVVHALFDDPEAAETAYRVAKGLADSYGTHPAPRNPLWRSAARHGLADPELRASAKACFRAAAEALPRLGASSHVRDTVGAFTERYVLRGRCPADDASPQVLTGKEVRR from the coding sequence ATGTCCCAGGGCTCATCCGCTTCCCCACCCGCACCCGGCCCGATTCCCGTGCCCTCGCTCAGCGAGACGCAGGCCGAGGACCTGATCCACGGCATCTGTTTCAAGACGGGCCCGCCGCGTCTCCTCGGCGCCGAGCTCGAATGGCTGGTCATGGACGCCGAGCGGCCGGACCAGCCCCTGCCCCCCGAGCGGCTGCGGGCCGCCCACGCCGCGGCCCGCGCACTGCCCCTGCACTCCGGGGTGACCGTGGAACCGGGCGGCCAGCTGGAGCTGAGCTCGGCGCCCGCCACCTCCCTCAGCGGCTGCGTGGACGACCTGCAGGCCGACCTCACCGCCGTACGCGCCGCCCTGCTGGCCCAGGGCCTGGCCCTGCGCGGCGTCGGCCGTGACCCCCGGCGCCCGTACCGTCGGCTGCTGAACAGCCCGCGCTACGACGCCATGGAGGCCTACTTCGACCGCACCGGCCCGGCCGGGCGCGCCATGATGTGCGCCTCCGCCTCCGTGCAGGTCTGCGTGGACGCCGGGTACGAGGAGCCGGGTGTGCTCGGCCACGGCCGGCGCTGGCGGCTGGCGCACCTGCTGGGTGCGGTCCTGGTGGCGGCCTTCGCCAACTCCCCCGCGCACGAGGGCCCGTACGCCGGCTGGCGCTGTGCGCGGCAGGGGATCTGGAGCGACCTGGACTCCCGGCGCTCGCTCGCCCCGCCGCTGGACGGGGATCCCCGAACCGCCTGGACCCGGCAGGCCCTGGACACCGAGGTGATGTGCGTCCGGTCGTACGGGGACGACGGGCCGTGGGAGACCCCGCCCGGTACGACCTTCCGCGACTGGCTGCGTACGGACGGACACCCGGCGCTGCGGCCGCCCACCGCCGAGGACCTGGACTACCACCTGACCACGCTCTTCCCGCCGGTCCGGCCGCGCGGCCACCTGGAACTGCGGATGATCGACGCGCAGCCCGGCGACGACGGCTGGCTGGTCCCGGTGGCCGTCGTGCACGCGCTGTTCGACGATCCGGAGGCCGCCGAGACCGCGTACCGCGTGGCCAAGGGGCTCGCCGACTCCTACGGGACGCATCCCGCGCCCCGCAATCCGCTCTGGCGGTCGGCCGCCCGGCACGGTCTGGCCGATCCCGAGCTGCGGGCGTCCGCGAAGGCCTGTTTCCGGGCCGCCGCCGAGGCCCTGCCGCGGCTCGGGGCGAGCTCGCACGTCCGGGACACGGTCGGCGCCTTCACCGAGCGCTACGTACTGCGTGGCCGATGTCCGGCCGACGACGCGTCCCCCCAGGTGCTCACCGGAAAAGAGGTCCGCCGATGA
- a CDS encoding MFS transporter codes for MALSSPGTGSAATPDASPGSFTGPGPGPGPAPARRGLLPLLLVGNSAMYALYIGVAGVLLALQVEDVDPANKVANFGLIAGVSAIFATVFNPVAGALSDRSGRRNSWILGGGLAAVPAMFLLGLADTILLITIAWCLGQAVMNVYQAAITSVVPDRVPVDARGRASAAVGLGLPFGSTLGALIGAAFSDDYRTGYLVFGALVAGAAVLFTACGREQRLPARAPMPVKDQLAAFTSALRDHDFRWAFIGRALLVLGYFAVSGYQLYILQDHTVLPGDMKPEAAVAVLMPLTSVAMVVSTVVGGYLSDRFDRRKLLVGASALLSAVALAIPAVSASWTAMLSFAVVNGLAFGCYMAVDTALVTMVLPRAEDAARDMGVLNIANAGPQIIAPFVASVVVSLSGGYTALFVVAAALAVAGALAVKPIRSVR; via the coding sequence GTGGCCCTTTCCTCCCCCGGCACCGGCTCCGCCGCCACCCCCGACGCGTCCCCGGGGTCATTCACCGGCCCCGGACCCGGACCCGGACCCGCTCCCGCACGGCGCGGTCTGCTGCCCCTGCTGCTCGTCGGCAACAGCGCCATGTACGCCCTGTACATCGGGGTGGCCGGCGTCCTGCTCGCCCTGCAGGTCGAGGACGTCGACCCGGCGAACAAAGTTGCGAACTTCGGCCTGATCGCGGGGGTCTCAGCGATCTTCGCCACGGTCTTCAACCCCGTCGCCGGCGCCCTGTCCGACCGCAGCGGACGGCGCAACTCCTGGATCCTCGGCGGCGGACTCGCGGCCGTACCCGCGATGTTCCTGCTGGGGCTCGCCGACACGATCCTGCTGATCACGATCGCCTGGTGCCTCGGGCAGGCCGTCATGAACGTCTACCAGGCGGCCATCACCTCCGTGGTCCCCGACCGGGTACCCGTGGACGCCCGCGGCAGGGCCTCCGCGGCCGTCGGCCTCGGCCTGCCCTTCGGCTCCACCCTCGGCGCCCTCATCGGGGCGGCCTTCTCCGACGACTACCGCACCGGATACCTCGTCTTCGGCGCACTCGTCGCGGGCGCGGCGGTGCTCTTCACCGCCTGCGGCCGCGAGCAGCGACTCCCGGCCCGCGCCCCGATGCCCGTCAAGGACCAGCTCGCCGCCTTCACGAGCGCGCTGCGCGACCACGACTTCCGGTGGGCCTTCATCGGGCGGGCGCTGCTGGTCCTCGGCTACTTCGCCGTGAGCGGCTACCAGCTCTACATCCTGCAGGACCACACCGTGCTGCCCGGTGACATGAAGCCGGAGGCCGCGGTGGCGGTGCTGATGCCCCTGACCAGCGTGGCGATGGTGGTCTCCACGGTCGTCGGCGGATACCTGTCGGACCGGTTCGACCGCCGCAAGCTTCTCGTCGGCGCCTCGGCGCTGCTGTCGGCCGTCGCCCTCGCCATCCCGGCGGTGTCGGCCAGCTGGACCGCGATGCTGTCCTTCGCCGTGGTCAACGGGCTGGCGTTCGGGTGCTACATGGCGGTGGACACCGCCCTGGTGACGATGGTGCTGCCCAGGGCCGAGGACGCCGCACGCGACATGGGCGTACTCAACATCGCCAACGCCGGTCCGCAGATCATCGCGCCGTTCGTCGCCTCGGTGGTCGTCTCGCTCAGCGGCGGGTACACCGCGCTGTTCGTCGTCGCCGCCGCGCTGGCCGTGGCGGGGGCCCTGGCGGTGAAGCCCATCCGCAGCGTGCGCTGA
- a CDS encoding TIGR02452 family protein yields MSSRLREIARENAEILAAGGYRTRSGRQVPLAAALAEAKAGTRIYGPNQIIPDGEIASGGAVTVVEVTAESSTVAARRLATATPAHPEPSPVAVLNFASARNPGGGYVRGAKAQEEALCRASALYETLLEAPEYYEVHRAERSTFYTDRVIHSPGVPVFRDDRGLLLDTPFRVGFLTSPAPNAGTIRRQEPERTAEIPAALLRRAGLVLEVATLHGYRQLVLGAWGCGVFRNDPAQVAEAFRGLLADRFAGVFERVVFAVLDRDPTTREAFERAFPA; encoded by the coding sequence GTGAGCAGCAGATTGCGCGAGATCGCGCGGGAGAACGCGGAGATCCTGGCGGCCGGGGGGTACCGGACGCGGTCGGGACGGCAGGTTCCGCTGGCCGCCGCCCTGGCGGAAGCCAAGGCCGGAACCAGGATATATGGGCCAAACCAGATCATTCCAGACGGAGAGATCGCGTCCGGCGGTGCTGTGACCGTCGTCGAGGTCACCGCAGAGAGCAGCACGGTCGCCGCCCGAAGGCTCGCGACGGCCACCCCGGCCCACCCGGAACCCTCCCCCGTCGCCGTCCTGAACTTCGCCTCGGCCCGTAACCCCGGGGGTGGTTACGTGCGCGGGGCCAAAGCCCAGGAGGAGGCGCTGTGCCGTGCCTCCGCCCTGTACGAGACCCTGCTCGAAGCCCCGGAGTACTACGAGGTCCACCGCGCGGAGCGGAGCACCTTCTACACCGACCGGGTGATTCACTCGCCCGGGGTCCCGGTGTTCCGTGACGACCGGGGCCTGCTGCTGGACACCCCCTTCCGGGTCGGCTTCCTCACCTCCCCGGCGCCCAACGCGGGCACGATCCGCCGGCAGGAGCCGGAGCGGACCGCCGAGATCCCGGCGGCACTGCTGCGGCGCGCCGGGCTCGTACTGGAGGTGGCGACGCTCCACGGATACCGGCAGCTGGTGCTCGGCGCGTGGGGCTGCGGGGTGTTCCGGAACGACCCGGCCCAGGTGGCGGAGGCCTTCCGGGGGCTGCTCGCCGACCGGTTCGCCGGAGTCTTCGAACGGGTCGTGTTCGCCGTCCTCGACCGCGACCCCACCACCCGCGAGGCCTTCGAGCGGGCTTTCCCGGCCTGA